In Psychrobacter ciconiae, the following are encoded in one genomic region:
- a CDS encoding 3-oxoacyl-ACP reductase, with the protein MSDRYGDFVQSSIGKKVAKNLGLPLPVELDRFESGQRLVRGSVLIGRAKGDDQSLSQAVVNILSKLHAEVSSNADDSIKGLLDEAGVQAKTATNDDSKFKVLIFDASNVANTDDLKQVYEFFHKVARRVQLSGRVIVLGRPPEDLDDIEAALSQRALEGFVRSVGKEFKRGITAQLIYVAKGAEQNLDSTLRFFTSARSAYVSGQVIRIQAGSHVEVDWTQPLKGKSMLVTGASRGIGEAIAKVLAREGAYVIGLDVEAQKDDLEKLMDELKGTPLLVDITSDDAGATIAEAAKSIGGLDAVIHNAGITRDKTLANMDEQKWDLVININLASIAKINRYLFDNKVLNDDARIVCVSSISGIAGNMGQTNYATSKAGVIGLVTATAKQLETTDQGMTINAVAPGFIETQMTEAIPFAIREAGRRMNSLSQGGLPIDVAETIAWLASPASGGLNGNIVRVCGQSLLGA; encoded by the coding sequence ATGTCAGACCGTTATGGTGATTTTGTGCAGTCCTCAATTGGCAAAAAAGTCGCAAAAAATTTAGGGCTTCCGCTGCCAGTTGAGCTTGATCGTTTTGAAAGCGGTCAGCGTTTGGTTCGCGGCAGTGTGCTGATTGGTCGCGCCAAAGGTGACGACCAAAGCTTAAGTCAAGCAGTGGTCAATATTTTATCCAAGCTTCATGCTGAGGTTTCAAGCAACGCCGATGACAGTATCAAAGGTCTGCTCGATGAGGCAGGAGTTCAAGCAAAAACCGCGACAAACGACGACAGCAAGTTTAAGGTGTTGATTTTTGATGCCAGCAATGTGGCGAATACGGATGATTTAAAGCAGGTTTATGAGTTTTTTCATAAAGTTGCGCGCCGAGTTCAGCTGTCAGGGCGAGTGATTGTACTGGGACGACCGCCTGAAGATTTGGACGATATTGAAGCGGCATTGTCACAGCGCGCGCTTGAAGGCTTTGTGCGCTCGGTGGGCAAAGAGTTTAAACGCGGCATCACGGCTCAACTGATTTATGTGGCAAAAGGCGCTGAGCAAAATCTAGACTCGACCTTGCGCTTTTTTACCTCAGCGCGCTCAGCTTATGTGTCAGGTCAGGTAATTCGTATTCAAGCCGGAAGTCATGTTGAGGTGGACTGGACGCAGCCGCTCAAAGGCAAATCGATGCTGGTTACGGGCGCAAGTCGCGGTATCGGCGAGGCAATTGCTAAAGTGCTGGCTCGTGAGGGCGCTTATGTGATTGGTTTGGATGTTGAGGCGCAAAAAGACGACTTAGAAAAATTGATGGACGAGCTAAAAGGCACGCCGCTTTTGGTAGATATTACCAGTGACGATGCCGGCGCCACAATCGCTGAGGCGGCAAAAAGTATCGGCGGTCTTGATGCCGTTATCCATAACGCTGGCATCACCCGCGATAAAACCCTTGCCAATATGGATGAGCAAAAATGGGATTTGGTCATTAATATTAACCTTGCCAGCATCGCTAAAATCAATCGCTATTTGTTCGACAACAAGGTGCTAAATGATGACGCGCGCATCGTTTGCGTGTCGTCCATTTCAGGAATCGCCGGAAATATGGGACAAACCAACTACGCCACCTCAAAAGCGGGCGTGATTGGACTGGTGACCGCCACGGCAAAACAGCTTGAAACGACTGACCAAGGCATGACCATCAATGCCGTTGCTCCAGGATTTATTGAAACACAGATGACCGAAGCCATCCCATTTGCCATTCGTGAAGCCGGTCGCCGGATGAACTCGTTAAGTCAAGGCGGCTTGCCCATTGACGTGGCAGAAACCATCGCTTGGCTGGCATCTCCTGCTTCAGGCGGTCTCAATGGCAACATTGTCCGTGTTTGCGGTCAAAGCTTGCTTGGGGCTTAA
- a CDS encoding MaoC family dehydratase, translated as MSDKHYDALPKAHTTYANIIKSLLPIGDAQADKGELPQATYFVDNLHIDQSNLDDYRKICGFKDDGKVPITYFAVLSQALQMNMMVKEPFPFTMLGLVHVENRVTQYRQIGERETVAMSVHFANLRDHAQGQQFDFVTQVKSQDDLIWEGVSTYLARGKKPATSSNKSKKVTVKPLVDEKGVHDIFEVPEDMGRRYAFVSGDFNLIHLHPLSAKAFGFPKAIAHGMWSKAKCLALMGELPEACSAEVSFKLPIFLPSEVELIGEPIAKLEKVDDKCVFGLYSAKNDKPHLSGVIKLIDKKVADEHIIAESGADDSN; from the coding sequence ATGTCAGACAAACATTACGATGCGCTGCCAAAGGCGCACACCACTTATGCCAATATTATCAAAAGCTTATTGCCAATTGGCGATGCCCAAGCCGATAAAGGCGAGTTGCCACAAGCGACTTATTTTGTAGATAACTTGCACATCGACCAAAGCAACCTTGATGATTATCGCAAAATCTGCGGCTTTAAAGATGATGGTAAAGTGCCCATCACTTATTTTGCGGTACTCTCGCAAGCGCTGCAGATGAACATGATGGTCAAAGAGCCATTTCCGTTTACCATGCTTGGGTTGGTTCATGTAGAAAACCGCGTGACTCAATATCGCCAAATCGGTGAGCGCGAAACGGTCGCCATGTCGGTACATTTTGCTAACTTACGCGACCATGCTCAAGGTCAGCAGTTTGACTTTGTTACCCAAGTTAAATCGCAAGATGATTTGATTTGGGAGGGGGTGTCCACCTATTTGGCACGTGGTAAAAAGCCTGCAACCAGTAGCAATAAGTCAAAAAAAGTGACGGTAAAGCCATTGGTTGATGAAAAAGGCGTTCATGATATTTTTGAAGTCCCTGAAGACATGGGTCGCCGCTATGCATTTGTTTCAGGCGATTTTAACTTGATTCATTTGCATCCGCTGTCGGCAAAAGCGTTTGGCTTTCCAAAAGCCATTGCTCATGGCATGTGGTCAAAGGCAAAATGCTTGGCGCTGATGGGCGAGTTGCCGGAAGCTTGCAGCGCTGAAGTGTCGTTTAAACTGCCGATTTTTTTACCTTCAGAGGTTGAGCTTATCGGTGAGCCGATTGCGAAGTTAGAAAAGGTCGATGATAAGTGCGTGTTTGGACTTTATAGCGCCAAAAATGACAAGCCGCATTTGTCAGGGGTGATTAAACTGATTGATAAAAAAGTCGCCGATGAGCACATCATTGCTGAAAGCGGTGCTGATGATAGCAACTAA